One region of Solea senegalensis isolate Sse05_10M linkage group LG14, IFAPA_SoseM_1, whole genome shotgun sequence genomic DNA includes:
- the tmem131 gene encoding transmembrane protein 131 isoform X2, with protein MSAHSLGCYRNRKICGMASQERAQSCRHSHSRTTAPCVGLLRMLFIAFIHATRANKQAFIQSDTILEVLHFGEGSLLQAESDIDFSLYHQQSTSPHRGNCRPIQFEPPMLDFHEQPVGMPKMEKVYLHNPSSEEISLISISATTAHFHASFFQNRIIPPGGNTSFDVVFLARVVGNVENTLFINTSHHGVFTYQVFGVGIPNPYRLRPFIGARVPVNSSFSPLINIHNPYSEPLQVVEMYSSGGDLHLELPTGQQGGTGKLWEIPPFETKGVMRASFSSRDADNHTAFIRIKTNAPNEDQFIILPVEVEVTSAPGIYSSTEMLDFGTLRSQDRPKLLNLHLLNSGTKDVPITSVRTTPSNEAVTVDFKAVTLKAGESRYTKVASISFDASKARRPYQFSGKITVKAKEKSYSKLEIPYQAEVLEGYLGFDHTATLFHIRDSPVDPVDKPIFLTNAFNFAVQIHNVSLPEEATIMFRVYNFSEPIVIPQRESRYIFSLLFRPVRPSIHIDNNILLLTNASKFHLPVRAYTGFLEPLVLPPSLKENLLDFGIRSATDTSSITFVVVNSNPIELEIKSWLVTGDSLSMELLKTEKGNTTVAQSRLKELQNTSASHHKTVILASGYYAAFRVTLVAKALEGTYDGAIHMTTDFEILTIPVKALIAVGTLTSSPKHIVLPPSFPGKIIHQSFSIQSSFTQKVRLQQIRSLTEDIRFYYKRLRNNKDELEPRRKSKVANIYFDASLQCGDHCYVGLPFVLKSESKPHGLALQEDIWDADVDLHQKLLRRWKELKERAGHKIEAVFEVNTDLQKNVQAKITAHLTWPSLVNSSHRITFPLTNTNSSSNEEVILQNPADVPVYVQVLPLALLPNPSVFSGKLADRFPLGNVSNINIDTNTFEFQVHRNQSSLMKTSTGFIEGSTRPFVYNLLLLPGEVKSFSVRFTPISNHSVSSLLIVRNNLTVIDTIILHGRGTTESLKVAGKPPGQGSSLRFKMTEALLKDCTEKTKDREPNFTLKRTFRVENTGLLPITIRSAEINGQACEGYGFKVLNCQEFALKPNASKDLIILFTPDFTSSRVIRELKLITCGGSEFVFVLNASLPYHMLAACAETLPRPSWELELYIIVSLIMSSMFLLVIATAYLEAQSIWEPFKRCVSVESNSTLETGKPFNLRDIVQIHSDSKLNDYNDSTQNSRGLYSNGAARGGGRPSNNRTLSDSDSQEKRSRISFGRSPMQAASSQLTKGSTTSGHEGPPAACQLTNRKARSTKHLDLQSQSLAGSSLPHRGLCSDDAEFANLIGAMDNDLDRPPSLGAEALQEQSSQSVQNKVLESKGKPRGKTKAQRKKEEKERKSAAKTQGDELKDNMADNDDSSSTTTETSNPDVETNMREEPVTKKGRTTTSGKVKEDSVVLNKPKTKKQGSTKKEPQAEKSSSLELPYVTPLETKQRKSFTPKALHPLTIPKMKPLQKQRLDSKVDEGRPSMLAKLLSSDSAPEQGHSSSSEGEKDFAPPEWDVPLSKNSIQADSLQQLSLQTINADPFLKRSATAGTCSPPPTSPSLLSRGTYSSVLNSNSEVHQKKAPGNKLSPAAPLPGKNGNPTFAAVAAGYDKSPGGSGPGKSDNQGKSLAHMTSVESDSSDSSGLWSPIDTASSPNYHPANSFSAFGPNNSFNLTGVFSGMNLPKPSEPQQSWPDFTTVSSSIWDIPSSDSLHSWPSSSGSPTAPTTSLLGNTRSPWSTTTPFGSSIWSTSADSALHPFVPTTTTTTLTDLVNSSASPAPAPTEMSRTYNPWSMWRPTLSRRSSEPWPSSSENGN; from the exons GCCTGTTGGGATGCCAAAAATGGAGAAAGtttatttacataatccaaGCTCAGAGGAAATAAGtttgatatcaatatcagcaacaacagcacattTTCACGCATCCTTTTTCCAGAATAGG ATAATTCCACCAGGAGGAAACACATCGTTTGATGTGGTATTTCTCGCTCGAGTGGTTGGGAATGTagaaaacactttatttattaatacatCACATCATGGAGTGTTTACATACCAG GTTTTTGGGGTGGGCATTCCAAACCCCTACAGACTGAGGCCCTTCATCGGGGCTCGAGTCCCAGTGAACAGTAGCTTTTCACCTCTAATAAACATCCACAACCCGTACAGCGAACCACTGCAG GTTGTTGAGATGTACTCAAGTGGTGGGGATCTACATCTGGAGCTTCCCACAGGTCAACAGGGAGGCACTGGAAAATTATGG GAGATTCCCCCGTTTGAGACGAAAGGCGTGATGAGAGCGAGCTTCTCGTCTAGAGATGCAGACAATCACACAGCTTTCATCAGGATTAAAACCAACGCCCCCAATGAAGACCAGTTCATCATTCTGCCTGTGGAGGTGGAGGTCACATCAG CCCCTGGTATATACTCCTCCACAGAGATGCTTGACTTTGGTACACTGCGTTCACAAG ATCGGCCAAAGCTGTTGAATCTACACTTATTAAATTCAGGGACAAAAGATGTTCCAATAACA AGTGTTCGAACAACACCATCAAATGAAGCCGTCACAGTGGACTTCAAAGCAGTCACACTAAAAGCTGGAGAGAGCAGATATACCAAAGTTGCAAGTATTAGTTTTGACG CCTCAAAAGCGAGAAGACCATATCAATTTTCTGGTAAAATAACTGttaaagcaaaagaaaagagcTACTCCAAGCTTGAAATCCCATACCAGGCAGAAGTTTTAGAAGG CTATCTGGGCTTTGACCACACAGCCACTTTGTTCCACATCAGAGACAGTCCTGTAGACCCAGTGGACAAACCCATCTTCCTGACAAATGCCTTTAACTTTGCAGTCCAGATACATAATGTGTCCCTGCCTGAAGAGGCCACAATTATGTTTCGA GTATACAACTTCAGCGAGCCCATCGTCATCCCCCAACGCGAGTCGCGGTAcatcttctccctcctcttccgGCCTGTGCGCCCATCTATTCACATCGACAACAACATTCTGCTCCTCACCAACGCATCCAAGTTCCACCTGCCTGTTCGAGCTTACACAGGCTTCCTGGAG CCCCTGGTTTTGCCTCCCAGTCTGAAGGAGAACCTTCTGGACTTTGGCATCCGCAGTGCAACAGACACCAGCAGCATCACGTTTGTGGTGGTCAACAGTAACCCCATAGAG TTGGAGATCAAGTCCTGGCTGGTCACTGGGGACAGTCTGTCCATGGAGCTGCTGAAGACGGAGAAAGGAAACACAACAGTGGCCCAGAGTCGCCTGAAAGAGCTGCAGAACACTTCAGCCTCCCATCACAAAACT GTGATATTAGCATCTGGCTATTACGCAGCATTCAGAGTGACACTTGTGGCCAAGGCACTGGAGGGAACATACGATGGAGCCATACACATGACCACGGATTTTGAG ATATTAACCATCCCAGTGAAAGCTCTGATTGCAGTGGGCACATTGACCAGCTCTCCCAAACACATCGTTTTACCACCCTCCTTTCCA GGGAAAATCATTCATCAGAGCTTTAGCATACAGAGCTCTTTTACACAGAAAGTGAGGCTTCAGCAGATCCGTTCGCTGACGGAAGACATTCGTTTTTACTACAAACGGCTGAGAAACAACAAAGATGAGCTGGAGCCCAGACGAAAATCAAAG GtggcaaatatttattttgacgCCAGCTTGCAGTGTGGTGATCACTGTTATGTGGGgctgccatttgtgcttaaat CTGAGTCCAAGCCTCATGGGCTGGCTTTACAGGAAGATATATGGGACGCTGATGTGGATCTTCATCAGAAACTTCTCAGACGATGGAAAGAGCTGAAAGAGCGTGCAGGACACAA GATTGAAGCCGTCTTTGAAGTCAACACAGACCTTCAAAAAAATGTGCAAGCTAAAATAACGGCACACTTGACCTGGCCCTCACTGGTCAACTCTTCACATCGAATTACATTCCCTCTTACCAACACAAACAGTTCCTCT AATGAGGAGGTGATTCTGCAGAATCCCGCTGATGTCCCCGTCTACGTCCAAGTTCTCCCCTTGGCACTGTTACCCAACCCCTCGGTGTTTTCTGGAAAATTGGCtgacag GTTTCCTCTAGGAAATGTATCCAACATCAACATTGACACAAACACCTTTGAGTTCCAGGTTCACAGAAATCAA TCATCCCTAATGAAAACCAGCACTGGGTTCATAGAGGGCTCAACCAGACCCTTTGTGTACAACCTCCTCCTGCTACCGGGTGAAGTGAAGTCATTCAGTGTGCGATTCACTCCCATCAGCAACCACagtgtctcctccctcctcataGTCAG GAATAATCTGACTGTAATCGACACAATCATTCTTCATGGGCGAGGTACAACGGAGAGTCTGAAAGTTGCTGGGAAGCCGCCGGGACAAGGCAGCTCGCTCAGGTTTAAGATGACGGAGGCGCTTCTGAAAGACTGCACAgaga AGACAAAAGATAGAGAGCCAAACTTCACTCTGAAAAGAACATTCAGAGTGGAGAACACGGGCCTGCTTCCGATCACCATCCGATCAGCAGAAATCAATGGACAAGCCTGTGAAGGATATGGATTCAAAGTTCTTAACTGTCAAGAGTTTGCACTTAAACCAAATGCTTCGAAAGACCTCATCATACT GTTTACACCTGACTTCACTTCATCTCGAGTGATCCGGGAGCTGAAGTTGATCACATGCGGAGGCTccgagtttgtgtttgtgctgaacgCCTCGTTGCCCTACCACATGTTGGCTGCATGTGCAGAGACCTTGCCCAGACCAAGCTGGGAGCTGGAGCTCTACATCATAGTGTCTCTCATTATGAG ttcCATGTTTCTGTTGGTGATCGCCACAGCCTACCTGGAGGCTCAGAGCATCTGGGAGCCTTTTAAGAGATGCGTGTCTGTGGAATCCAACTCCACCTTGGAGACTGGGAAACCATTTAATCTCAGGGACATAGTGCAAATACATAGCGATTCAAA GTTGAACGATTACAACGATTCAACCCAAAACTCCAGAGGATTGTATAGCAACGGAGCAGCACGGGGAGGGGGTCGACCGAGTAACAACCGCACACTGTCTGACTCGGACAGCCAAGAGAAGAGGTCCAGGATCAGCTTTGGACGCTCACCTATGCAAGCGGCTTCCTCCCAGCTGACCAAAGGAAGTACAACCTCAGGCCATGAAGGTCCTCCAGCTGCCTGCCAGCTAACCAACCGCAAGGCTCGCAGCACCAAACACCTGGATCTCCAGAGTCAAAGTTTAGCCGGGTCATCACTGCCTCACAGAGGCCTCTGCTCTGACGATGCAGAATTTGCCAATCTGATAGGAGCCATGGACAATGACTTGGACCGCCCCCCATCACTTGGTGCCGAGGCTCTACAAGAGCAGAGCTCTCAGTCCGTACAAAACAAAG TGTTGGAATCCAAAGGGAAGCCgcgtggaaaaacaaaagcgcagagaaagaaggaagagaaagagagaaaatcagcggcAAAGACTCAGGGAGACGAGCTTAAAGACAACATGGCTGACAACGACGATagctcctccaccaccacagagACCTCTAACCCAGATGTGGAGACAAACATGCGGGAG GAACCAGTGACAAAGAAAGGAAGGACGACGACTTCTGGAAAAGTGAAAGAAGATTCAGTTGTCTTAAACAAGCCGAAAACTAAGAAACAAGGAAGCACAAAGAAAGAACCCCAAGCAGAGAAATCCAG TTCTCTGGAGCTGCCTTATGTAACACCACTTGAAACCAAACAGCGTAAGAGCTTCACACCAAAAGCTCTGCACCCTCTCACCATCCCAAAGATGAAACCTCTGCAGAAACAAAGAC TAGACAGTAAGGTGGACGAAGGGCGTCCATCAATGTTGGCCAAACTCCTGTCCAGTGATTCTGCCCCCGAACAgggccacagcagcagctctgaagGCGAGAAGGACTTCGCTCCTCCAGAGTGGGATGTGCCTCTTTCGAAAAACAGCATCC AAGCAGATAGTCTTCAGCAGCTCTCCCTCCAGACCATAAACGCAGACCCTTTCCTGAAAAGATCAGCCACAGCCGGGACCTGCTCACCGCCACCGACGTCCCCCAGTTTACTGTCCCGAGGCACCTACAGCAGCGTACTCAACAGTAACAG CGAGGTACACCAGAAGAAGGCCCCGGGAAACAAActgtctcctgctgctccactcCCAGGCAAAAATGGCAACCCCAcgtttgctgctgttgctgctggttATGATAAAAGCCCTG GCGGCTCAGGTCCAGGTAAATCAGACAACCAAGGGAAGAGTCTGGCTCACATGACCTCAGTGGAAAGTGACAGTTCTGACAG CTCTGGATTATGGAGTCCCATTGACACTGCCAGCAGTCCAAACTACCATCCTGCCAACTCTTTCTCTGCCTTTGGGCCCAACAACTCCTTCAACCTGACAGGAG ttttcagTGGAATGAATCTCCCCAAACCGTCCGAGCCTCAGCAGAGCTGGCCTGACTTCACCACCGTGTCCTCGTCTATCTGGGACATACCAAGCAGCGACTCTCTGCACTCCTGGCCCAGCAGCTCCGGCTCACCCACTGCCCCGACCACT tcactCCTTGGAAACACCCGCAGTCCCTGGTCTACAACCACGCCCTTCGGCAGCTCCATCTGGTCGACGAGCGCAGATTCAGCCTTACACCCTTTTGTTCCCACGACTACCACAACAACTCTGACTGACCTGGTTAACAGCTCCGCCTCGCCGGCACCGGCTCCCACAGAGATGAGTCGGACCTACAACCCGTGGAGCATGTGGCGCCCCACGCTGAGCAGACGTAGCTCAGAACCGTGGCCTAGTTCCTCTGAAAACGGCAATTAG
- the tmem131 gene encoding transmembrane protein 131 isoform X1 — protein MSAHSLGCYRNRKICGMASQERAQSCRHSHSRTTAPCVGLLRMLFIAFIHATRANKQAFIQSDTILEVLHFGEGSLLQAESDIDFSLYHQQSTSPHRGNCRPIQFEPPMLDFHEQPVGMPKMEKVYLHNPSSEEISLISISATTAHFHASFFQNRIIPPGGNTSFDVVFLARVVGNVENTLFINTSHHGVFTYQVFGVGIPNPYRLRPFIGARVPVNSSFSPLINIHNPYSEPLQVVEMYSSGGDLHLELPTGQQGGTGKLWEIPPFETKGVMRASFSSRDADNHTAFIRIKTNAPNEDQFIILPVEVEVTSAPGIYSSTEMLDFGTLRSQDRPKLLNLHLLNSGTKDVPITSVRTTPSNEAVTVDFKAVTLKAGESRYTKVASISFDASKARRPYQFSGKITVKAKEKSYSKLEIPYQAEVLEGYLGFDHTATLFHIRDSPVDPVDKPIFLTNAFNFAVQIHNVSLPEEATIMFRVYNFSEPIVIPQRESRYIFSLLFRPVRPSIHIDNNILLLTNASKFHLPVRAYTGFLEPLVLPPSLKENLLDFGIRSATDTSSITFVVVNSNPIELEIKSWLVTGDSLSMELLKTEKGNTTVAQSRLKELQNTSASHHKTVILASGYYAAFRVTLVAKALEGTYDGAIHMTTDFEILTIPVKALIAVGTLTSSPKHIVLPPSFPGKIIHQSFSIQSSFTQKVRLQQIRSLTEDIRFYYKRLRNNKDELEPRRKSKVANIYFDASLQCGDHCYVGLPFVLKSESKPHGLALQEDIWDADVDLHQKLLRRWKELKERAGHKIEAVFEVNTDLQKNVQAKITAHLTWPSLVNSSHRITFPLTNTNSSSNEEVILQNPADVPVYVQVLPLALLPNPSVFSGKLADRFPLGNVSNINIDTNTFEFQVHRNQSSLMKTSTGFIEGSTRPFVYNLLLLPGEVKSFSVRFTPISNHSVSSLLIVRNNLTVIDTIILHGRGTTESLKVAGKPPGQGSSLRFKMTEALLKDCTEKTKDREPNFTLKRTFRVENTGLLPITIRSAEINGQACEGYGFKVLNCQEFALKPNASKDLIILFTPDFTSSRVIRELKLITCGGSEFVFVLNASLPYHMLAACAETLPRPSWELELYIIVSLIMSSMFLLVIATAYLEAQSIWEPFKRCVSVESNSTLETGKPFNLRDIVQIHSDSKLNDYNDSTQNSRGLYSNGAARGGGRPSNNRTLSDSDSQEKRSRISFGRSPMQAASSQLTKGSTTSGHEGPPAACQLTNRKARSTKHLDLQSQSLAGSSLPHRGLCSDDAEFANLIGAMDNDLDRPPSLGAEALQEQSSQSVQNKVLESKGKPRGKTKAQRKKEEKERKSAAKTQGDELKDNMADNDDSSSTTTETSNPDVETNMREEPVTKKGRTTTSGKVKEDSVVLNKPKTKKQGSTKKEPQAEKSSSLELPYVTPLETKQRKSFTPKALHPLTIPKMKPLQKQRLDSKVDEGRPSMLAKLLSSDSAPEQGHSSSSEGEKDFAPPEWDVPLSKNSIPEADSLQQLSLQTINADPFLKRSATAGTCSPPPTSPSLLSRGTYSSVLNSNSEVHQKKAPGNKLSPAAPLPGKNGNPTFAAVAAGYDKSPGGSGPGKSDNQGKSLAHMTSVESDSSDSSGLWSPIDTASSPNYHPANSFSAFGPNNSFNLTGVFSGMNLPKPSEPQQSWPDFTTVSSSIWDIPSSDSLHSWPSSSGSPTAPTTSLLGNTRSPWSTTTPFGSSIWSTSADSALHPFVPTTTTTTLTDLVNSSASPAPAPTEMSRTYNPWSMWRPTLSRRSSEPWPSSSENGN, from the exons GCCTGTTGGGATGCCAAAAATGGAGAAAGtttatttacataatccaaGCTCAGAGGAAATAAGtttgatatcaatatcagcaacaacagcacattTTCACGCATCCTTTTTCCAGAATAGG ATAATTCCACCAGGAGGAAACACATCGTTTGATGTGGTATTTCTCGCTCGAGTGGTTGGGAATGTagaaaacactttatttattaatacatCACATCATGGAGTGTTTACATACCAG GTTTTTGGGGTGGGCATTCCAAACCCCTACAGACTGAGGCCCTTCATCGGGGCTCGAGTCCCAGTGAACAGTAGCTTTTCACCTCTAATAAACATCCACAACCCGTACAGCGAACCACTGCAG GTTGTTGAGATGTACTCAAGTGGTGGGGATCTACATCTGGAGCTTCCCACAGGTCAACAGGGAGGCACTGGAAAATTATGG GAGATTCCCCCGTTTGAGACGAAAGGCGTGATGAGAGCGAGCTTCTCGTCTAGAGATGCAGACAATCACACAGCTTTCATCAGGATTAAAACCAACGCCCCCAATGAAGACCAGTTCATCATTCTGCCTGTGGAGGTGGAGGTCACATCAG CCCCTGGTATATACTCCTCCACAGAGATGCTTGACTTTGGTACACTGCGTTCACAAG ATCGGCCAAAGCTGTTGAATCTACACTTATTAAATTCAGGGACAAAAGATGTTCCAATAACA AGTGTTCGAACAACACCATCAAATGAAGCCGTCACAGTGGACTTCAAAGCAGTCACACTAAAAGCTGGAGAGAGCAGATATACCAAAGTTGCAAGTATTAGTTTTGACG CCTCAAAAGCGAGAAGACCATATCAATTTTCTGGTAAAATAACTGttaaagcaaaagaaaagagcTACTCCAAGCTTGAAATCCCATACCAGGCAGAAGTTTTAGAAGG CTATCTGGGCTTTGACCACACAGCCACTTTGTTCCACATCAGAGACAGTCCTGTAGACCCAGTGGACAAACCCATCTTCCTGACAAATGCCTTTAACTTTGCAGTCCAGATACATAATGTGTCCCTGCCTGAAGAGGCCACAATTATGTTTCGA GTATACAACTTCAGCGAGCCCATCGTCATCCCCCAACGCGAGTCGCGGTAcatcttctccctcctcttccgGCCTGTGCGCCCATCTATTCACATCGACAACAACATTCTGCTCCTCACCAACGCATCCAAGTTCCACCTGCCTGTTCGAGCTTACACAGGCTTCCTGGAG CCCCTGGTTTTGCCTCCCAGTCTGAAGGAGAACCTTCTGGACTTTGGCATCCGCAGTGCAACAGACACCAGCAGCATCACGTTTGTGGTGGTCAACAGTAACCCCATAGAG TTGGAGATCAAGTCCTGGCTGGTCACTGGGGACAGTCTGTCCATGGAGCTGCTGAAGACGGAGAAAGGAAACACAACAGTGGCCCAGAGTCGCCTGAAAGAGCTGCAGAACACTTCAGCCTCCCATCACAAAACT GTGATATTAGCATCTGGCTATTACGCAGCATTCAGAGTGACACTTGTGGCCAAGGCACTGGAGGGAACATACGATGGAGCCATACACATGACCACGGATTTTGAG ATATTAACCATCCCAGTGAAAGCTCTGATTGCAGTGGGCACATTGACCAGCTCTCCCAAACACATCGTTTTACCACCCTCCTTTCCA GGGAAAATCATTCATCAGAGCTTTAGCATACAGAGCTCTTTTACACAGAAAGTGAGGCTTCAGCAGATCCGTTCGCTGACGGAAGACATTCGTTTTTACTACAAACGGCTGAGAAACAACAAAGATGAGCTGGAGCCCAGACGAAAATCAAAG GtggcaaatatttattttgacgCCAGCTTGCAGTGTGGTGATCACTGTTATGTGGGgctgccatttgtgcttaaat CTGAGTCCAAGCCTCATGGGCTGGCTTTACAGGAAGATATATGGGACGCTGATGTGGATCTTCATCAGAAACTTCTCAGACGATGGAAAGAGCTGAAAGAGCGTGCAGGACACAA GATTGAAGCCGTCTTTGAAGTCAACACAGACCTTCAAAAAAATGTGCAAGCTAAAATAACGGCACACTTGACCTGGCCCTCACTGGTCAACTCTTCACATCGAATTACATTCCCTCTTACCAACACAAACAGTTCCTCT AATGAGGAGGTGATTCTGCAGAATCCCGCTGATGTCCCCGTCTACGTCCAAGTTCTCCCCTTGGCACTGTTACCCAACCCCTCGGTGTTTTCTGGAAAATTGGCtgacag GTTTCCTCTAGGAAATGTATCCAACATCAACATTGACACAAACACCTTTGAGTTCCAGGTTCACAGAAATCAA TCATCCCTAATGAAAACCAGCACTGGGTTCATAGAGGGCTCAACCAGACCCTTTGTGTACAACCTCCTCCTGCTACCGGGTGAAGTGAAGTCATTCAGTGTGCGATTCACTCCCATCAGCAACCACagtgtctcctccctcctcataGTCAG GAATAATCTGACTGTAATCGACACAATCATTCTTCATGGGCGAGGTACAACGGAGAGTCTGAAAGTTGCTGGGAAGCCGCCGGGACAAGGCAGCTCGCTCAGGTTTAAGATGACGGAGGCGCTTCTGAAAGACTGCACAgaga AGACAAAAGATAGAGAGCCAAACTTCACTCTGAAAAGAACATTCAGAGTGGAGAACACGGGCCTGCTTCCGATCACCATCCGATCAGCAGAAATCAATGGACAAGCCTGTGAAGGATATGGATTCAAAGTTCTTAACTGTCAAGAGTTTGCACTTAAACCAAATGCTTCGAAAGACCTCATCATACT GTTTACACCTGACTTCACTTCATCTCGAGTGATCCGGGAGCTGAAGTTGATCACATGCGGAGGCTccgagtttgtgtttgtgctgaacgCCTCGTTGCCCTACCACATGTTGGCTGCATGTGCAGAGACCTTGCCCAGACCAAGCTGGGAGCTGGAGCTCTACATCATAGTGTCTCTCATTATGAG ttcCATGTTTCTGTTGGTGATCGCCACAGCCTACCTGGAGGCTCAGAGCATCTGGGAGCCTTTTAAGAGATGCGTGTCTGTGGAATCCAACTCCACCTTGGAGACTGGGAAACCATTTAATCTCAGGGACATAGTGCAAATACATAGCGATTCAAA GTTGAACGATTACAACGATTCAACCCAAAACTCCAGAGGATTGTATAGCAACGGAGCAGCACGGGGAGGGGGTCGACCGAGTAACAACCGCACACTGTCTGACTCGGACAGCCAAGAGAAGAGGTCCAGGATCAGCTTTGGACGCTCACCTATGCAAGCGGCTTCCTCCCAGCTGACCAAAGGAAGTACAACCTCAGGCCATGAAGGTCCTCCAGCTGCCTGCCAGCTAACCAACCGCAAGGCTCGCAGCACCAAACACCTGGATCTCCAGAGTCAAAGTTTAGCCGGGTCATCACTGCCTCACAGAGGCCTCTGCTCTGACGATGCAGAATTTGCCAATCTGATAGGAGCCATGGACAATGACTTGGACCGCCCCCCATCACTTGGTGCCGAGGCTCTACAAGAGCAGAGCTCTCAGTCCGTACAAAACAAAG TGTTGGAATCCAAAGGGAAGCCgcgtggaaaaacaaaagcgcagagaaagaaggaagagaaagagagaaaatcagcggcAAAGACTCAGGGAGACGAGCTTAAAGACAACATGGCTGACAACGACGATagctcctccaccaccacagagACCTCTAACCCAGATGTGGAGACAAACATGCGGGAG GAACCAGTGACAAAGAAAGGAAGGACGACGACTTCTGGAAAAGTGAAAGAAGATTCAGTTGTCTTAAACAAGCCGAAAACTAAGAAACAAGGAAGCACAAAGAAAGAACCCCAAGCAGAGAAATCCAG TTCTCTGGAGCTGCCTTATGTAACACCACTTGAAACCAAACAGCGTAAGAGCTTCACACCAAAAGCTCTGCACCCTCTCACCATCCCAAAGATGAAACCTCTGCAGAAACAAAGAC TAGACAGTAAGGTGGACGAAGGGCGTCCATCAATGTTGGCCAAACTCCTGTCCAGTGATTCTGCCCCCGAACAgggccacagcagcagctctgaagGCGAGAAGGACTTCGCTCCTCCAGAGTGGGATGTGCCTCTTTCGAAAAACAGCATCC CAGAAGCAGATAGTCTTCAGCAGCTCTCCCTCCAGACCATAAACGCAGACCCTTTCCTGAAAAGATCAGCCACAGCCGGGACCTGCTCACCGCCACCGACGTCCCCCAGTTTACTGTCCCGAGGCACCTACAGCAGCGTACTCAACAGTAACAG CGAGGTACACCAGAAGAAGGCCCCGGGAAACAAActgtctcctgctgctccactcCCAGGCAAAAATGGCAACCCCAcgtttgctgctgttgctgctggttATGATAAAAGCCCTG GCGGCTCAGGTCCAGGTAAATCAGACAACCAAGGGAAGAGTCTGGCTCACATGACCTCAGTGGAAAGTGACAGTTCTGACAG CTCTGGATTATGGAGTCCCATTGACACTGCCAGCAGTCCAAACTACCATCCTGCCAACTCTTTCTCTGCCTTTGGGCCCAACAACTCCTTCAACCTGACAGGAG ttttcagTGGAATGAATCTCCCCAAACCGTCCGAGCCTCAGCAGAGCTGGCCTGACTTCACCACCGTGTCCTCGTCTATCTGGGACATACCAAGCAGCGACTCTCTGCACTCCTGGCCCAGCAGCTCCGGCTCACCCACTGCCCCGACCACT tcactCCTTGGAAACACCCGCAGTCCCTGGTCTACAACCACGCCCTTCGGCAGCTCCATCTGGTCGACGAGCGCAGATTCAGCCTTACACCCTTTTGTTCCCACGACTACCACAACAACTCTGACTGACCTGGTTAACAGCTCCGCCTCGCCGGCACCGGCTCCCACAGAGATGAGTCGGACCTACAACCCGTGGAGCATGTGGCGCCCCACGCTGAGCAGACGTAGCTCAGAACCGTGGCCTAGTTCCTCTGAAAACGGCAATTAG